The genomic interval ATTCCCATATGGTGCTGCACTGAAGAAGTTGGATCTTCAGTTTACATTCCTTTCCACAGAGGATCACTGTCAGTTGGTCCAGCGCTGCCCAAATCTGGAAATTTTAGAGGTATTTCCTGGCAgatgtttttttgttgtatttcTTGTTCCGTTTGGAGGTTTTATAGGAATATATTATTCAGCATGCGCTgatactcttttttttcacatgtgAATCAAACAGGTGAGGGATGTGATAGGGGATAGGGGATTAGAAGTTGTTGCACAGACCTGCAAGAAATTACAGAGACTTCGAGTAGAGAGAGGAGACGATGATCAAGGAGGTCTTGAGGATGAACATGGTATGGTTACACAGGTGGGATTGATGGCTGTAGCTCAAGGCTGCCCTCATTTAGAATATTGGGCAGTGCATGTCACTGACATTACTAATGCTGCTCTAGAAGCCATCGGTACATACAGCAGAAATCTTAATGATTTCCGGCTTGTCCTGCTTGATAGAGAAGCAAATATAACAGAATCACCCCTTGACAATGGGGTCCGTGCTTTGTTGAGAGGTTGCACCAAGCTCCGGAGATTTGCATTTTATGTGAGACCTGGGGTTCTATCAGATGTTGGCCTTGGGTACATTGGTGAATTTAGTAAGAAAATCCGTTACATGTTACTTGGGAATGTTGGGGAGTCTGACCAAGGACTTCTGCAACTCTCAACAGGATGCCCAAGCTTGCAGAAATTGGAGCTGAGGGGTTGTTTCTTCAGTGAACGTGCATTGGCTCTTGCTGCTTTACAACTGAAGTCACTGCGATACCTATGGGTGCAAGGATACAAGGCATCTCCCAATGGCACTGATCTAATGGCCATGGTGCGGCCCTTCTGGAACATCGAGATTATTGCTCCCAATCAAGATGAGCTTTGTCAAGACGGTCAGGCACAGATTCTGGCATACTACTCACTTGCAGGAATGAGATCAGATTACCCTCAGTCAGTAATTCCCCTCTATCCTTCAGTTTGAGTGTATATGTCTGATGCCAGGTTGCGAAACTCAAGTCTAGTATAGGACCGATATTGTTCTAAATTCTGCAGTCTGATGCTCCTATTCTATTTAGCAATGAGCACAGAACCAATTACAGAAATGAAAGCAGGAAAGCTATTAGTTCGAGGAACATGTTATAACATCTTGGGACTAAGATCTGTATTGCATATCTGAGGGGTATCACTTCTGCAAAGCTCAGCTCAATTGGCCAGCACGGATATGTAAACCTTCATTTTGATTAGGATATGATACAATTTTGTAATAATGTTCGTTGTTCAATGTCTATTTGTACTATTTGACCTTTTAGCATTCtgtcaccttttttttcttggaagaTTGCTGCGCTGTGGACTAAATCATTCGcagtacaatattttttagtatcaGCTACTGGCTGTGTTGTTGCTGTGACTTCTATTTCTTCTCTGTTTGGTTTTGCAACGCCCCTTGTTTGATCTGTATTAGGGACGTAAACGATATGAAAAAGTTTCGAGCGTATTGGTACTCTTTTTCTTCGAAAACTAATGTAAAAATAACATCCTCTCCAATcgtttttgtttctaaaatttaattttcttaaatttaagttattaaCAAATGgttgaatttataaatatggttTCTGGACTTTTTTGACTGCttttgtaaaaacaaaaaaaaaataccgtttTGACTGTTTTTATCCCTAGTATGTATGCCTCTTTACTTTTCCTTGTTTGGTGGAATCATACATTTCACTATAGGTTCAATACTTCAATGGAAGAAACAATAGCCAACCTCGCCTTACTAATCGGCCTACGTCCTAGCTAACAGTTTAGTTGGTAGGTTCTACGTATTTTGTGCCTAATCATCTTGTTTGGTTTGGGAGTGTCGGTTTGTAactgtgtatgcacatgctcCTACTTTCGTCATGCTCACCTTTTTCATGTTGTCTATAAATCACGTTGTCGGTACATGAATTTGCAAGATGTTCACCTTTTCATACTCCAACTAACAGAACATCCGACTCGATCGGTGCAGCAACGGATGAACCCATTTAGTGTGTGCGCCAAGATCAAAATAGCACATCATGGTTAACCTTACTGAGCTCGATATAAATTATGA from Oryza brachyantha chromosome 3, ObraRS2, whole genome shotgun sequence carries:
- the LOC102701064 gene encoding coronatine-insensitive protein homolog 2 gives rise to the protein MGGEAGERRLGRAMSFGIPDVALGLVMGFVDDPWDRDAISLVCRHWCRVDALSRKHVTVAMAYSTTPDRLFRRFPCLESLKLKAKPRAAMFNLIPENWGGSASPWIRQLSASFHFLKALHLRRMIVSDDDLDVLVRAKAHMLTSLKLDRCSGFSTSSLALVARTCKKLETLFLEDSLIAEKENDEWLRELATSNNVLEILNFFLTDLRASPAYLTLLVRNCRRLKILKISECFMLDLVDLFRTAEILQDFAGGSFDDQGQAVESRNYENFYFPPSLLLLSLLYMGTKEMQVLFPYGAALKKLDLQFTFLSTEDHCQLVQRCPNLEILEVRDVIGDRGLEVVAQTCKKLQRLRVERGDDDQGGLEDEHGMVTQVGLMAVAQGCPHLEYWAVHVTDITNAALEAIGTYSRNLNDFRLVLLDREANITESPLDNGVRALLRGCTKLRRFAFYVRPGVLSDVGLGYIGEFSKKIRYMLLGNVGESDQGLLQLSTGCPSLQKLELRGCFFSERALALAALQLKSLRYLWVQGYKASPNGTDLMAMVRPFWNIEIIAPNQDELCQDGQAQILAYYSLAGMRSDYPQSVIPLYPSV